In Ruania alkalisoli, the DNA window CCCGTGCGATCAGCTCAGCGGGGTGAAGTCCCGGCTGGCGATGTGCTCCGGTCGCGGTGCCGGTGCTGCATAGGGCTCCACCAGTGCGTTCTCAACGGAGTTGAACACCATGAACACGTTCGACCGGGGGAACGGGGTGATGTTGTTCCCGGAGCCGTGCATGATGTTGGAGTCGAACCACAGGGCGGAGCCGGCCGGACCGGTGAACTGGTCTATCCCGTACCGGTGGGCCATCTGCGTCACCGCCTCCTGGCTGGGAACGCCCACGGTCTGCTCCTTCAGCGAGGACGTGTGGTTGTCCGCTGGGGTTTCACCCACGCCTGGGGCGTAGGTTTGGTGCGACCCTGGCATCACCATCAGTCCACCGTTGAACGGGTAGTTCGGCGTCAGCGCGATCGAGCAGCTGACGGCCCGCGGTAGCGGCATCCCGTCCTCGGCGTGCCAGGTCTCGAAATCTGAGTGCCAATAGAACCCGCTGCCCTTGAACCCGGGCATGTAGTTGACGCGGGTCTGGTGCAGGTACACCTCGGAGCCGAGCAACTGCCGGGCCCGGTCGAGTACGCGTGGGTCGCGGCTCAGGGCGTCGATGGCCTGGCTGAGCTTGGTCACCTCGAACACTGAACGGACGTCGCCCGTCGACTTCTCGGTGATCAGACGCGGGTCGCCTGTCAGCGAATCGTCGGAGGAGAGCCGGCGCAACTCGGCGGAGTAGAGCTCGATCTCGTCGCCGGTGATGAAGTCCTGGAGGATCGTGAAGCCACGCTTCTCGTGTTCCTCCAGGGCGTCGGCGTCGAACGGACCGTCCGCGGCTGAGCCCCAGACAGTCTGGTGCTCGCGTTCGAACGCCGGACCGGGCACCTCTCCGGTGCGGGTCGGGTAGAGATCCTGCTGGATCGTCGTGGTGGTCATGGCCAATTCCCTTCTCCCGGGACGTTCCGGGTGTCGTGAACTTTCCTTGTCCGTCCTAGTGGCCTAGGCCGGACCCACCAACGTCGAAGGCTGCGACTCCTCGCCCGCTCCGGATCGGAACAGGCGAGGAGCCGCAGCCCTCGCGTGAGGCTTCAGGCTTCCTCAGTGACCAGCGGGTAGACCCCGTTCTCGTCGTGGACCTCCCGACCGGTCACCGGGGGGTTGAACACGCACACCGTACGCATATCGGTGCGCGGAAGTACACGGTGCTTGTCGTGGTTGTTGAGCAGATACAGCGATCCGGGCTTGAGCTCGTGCACCTCGTTGGTCGCGAGGTCGATGATCTGCCCCTCGCCTTCGACCACGAAGACGGCCTCGTAGTGGTTGGCGTACCAGAACTCGTTCTCGGTACCCGCGTACAGCGTGGTCTCGTGCACCGAGAACCCGACGCCCTCCTTGGCGAGCACGATGCGCTTGCTGCGCCAGTTGGGGGTCTTGATGTCGGAGTCGGTGTCGTTGATCTCATCGATGGTACGCACGAGCATGGGGCTTCTGCCTTTCGAATCGGTGGCCGTAGTCGGGCCGGGGGATGGAGTGGCTCTCAGGCCGAGAGCACAGTAGCCACGGAGTCGGCGATGATGTCCAGTCCCCGGTTCAGCTCCTCGTCGGTGAGGGTCAGCGGCGGCAGCAGCTTGACCACCTCGTCCTCGGGACCGGAGGTCTCCACGAGCAGCCCGCGTGTGAAGCACTCCTTGGCGACCTCGCCGGCCTTGGCGGACTCTCCGAACTGCAGTCCTCGCGCCAGGCCCCGGCCCTTGGAGATGAGGTTGGCGTCGGGGTACTTGGCGACGAGAGCGTTGAACGCTCCCTCGATCACCATGCCCTTGGCAATGGTCGACTTGTGGAGGCTGTCGTCGCTCCAGTACTGCCGGATCGTCTCGGCGCCGGTAGCGAAGGCCGGGGCGAATCCGCGGAAGGTGCCGTTGTGCTCACCGGGCTCGAAGACGTCGAGCTCGGGCCGCACGAGCGTCAGCGCGAGCGGGAGTCCGTAGCCGCTGATGGACTTCGACAGCGTGATGATGTCGGGCACGATTCCCGCCTCTTCGAAGCTGAAGAACGGGCCGGTCCGGCCGCAGCCCATCTGAATGTCGTCGACGATCAGGAGCATGTCTTGCTTCTTGCACAGCTCCGCAAGGCCCTGCAGCCACTCCACGCGGGCGCTGTTGATGCCGCCCTCACCCTGCAGCGTCTCCACGATCACAGCCGCCGGTTCGTTCAAGCCGGAACCGGCGTCCTCAAGCAGCCGCTCCAGGTACAGGAAGTCGGGCACGTCATGCTCGTCGTCGAAGTAGTCGTCGTAGGGCATCGGGGTGGCATGCACCAGCGGGATGCCGGCGCCGCCCCGCTTCATCGAGTTCCCGGTCACGGACAGTGCACCGAGGGTCATGCCGTGGAATGCGTTCGTGAAGTTGACGATCGCCTCCCGGCCGGTGATCTTTCGCGCCAGCTTCAGCCCGGCCTCGACAGCGTTGGCGCCTCCGGGACCAGGGAACATGACACGGTGGTCCAGACCCCGGGGCTTGAGGATGTTGTCAGAGAAGGTCTGCAGGAACTCGCTGCGGGCAGTGGTGAGCATGTCGAGCGAGTGCACCACGCGGTCCGAGCTCAGGTAGTCCAGCAGTACCTGCTTCATGTGCGGGTTGTTGTGTCCGTAGTTCAGGCTGCCCGCACCAGCGAAGAAGTCGAGGTAGGCAGTGCCGTCCTCGGCGTACATGGTGGCGCCCTGTGCTCGGTCGAACACCACCGGCCAGGAGCGGGAGTAGCTCCGGACGTCAGATTCGAGCGCCGTCGTATCGGTCGTCATCAGACTCATGCCATTCTCTCGTGGTCGCGGCTGGTATCAGCCATCATCGGTGAACGTGAATTCTCGTACGGCGGTCCGTCAAACCCGGGCCAGTGCCGGATCCGGCGGGCTCAGTGGAGATCCATACCTGTGATCTCGAGTCGTGGCTCACTCGGGTGATCGTCGGGGAAGTCCTCGGCGCTCACCCCCTCGGTCCAACTCAGGGTGCCCCCGTGTGCGCGCGCTACGGCCGCAAACAGGGCGCGCGAGGCGTCGTTCGACTCCTCCACAGTCGCCTCCAGCGTCGTGCCCTCGGAGTGTGCGTGCAGGAGATCCTCCAGCATGCGCCGGGCGAGACCTCGGCCTCGAGCGCGGGAACTGACCGCCACCTGCCAGACGAACAGATGATCTGGCCGTTCCGGGGGCTGATACCCCAGCACGTAGCCGACTGGCTCCCCGCCGAGCAGTGCGATCCGGCAGGTCGCGGCGAAGTCCGCGGCGAAGATCAGGTAGGCATACGAGGAGTTCAAGTCCAAGCCGCACTCGCGGGCCAGGTTCCACATGGCTGCGCCGTCGGCGACGACGGTGCGGCGGATCTCCAGGTCGTCGTTCGATGTCGAAGGGCTCGGGTCTGCTGATGTGGTCGCCATACGGACCTCTACGGTAGCCATTGTGCTTCCGGATGGGAACCAGCGCATCGCTCCACCGACGCCGTATGGGCCGCGTCGCCTTCCCCTGTCAGCGGTGTGGTGATGCGGAAAGGTCAAGGGTCGGCTACCACCCTCCGGGGGTCGTCCAGTTCAGTCCGTATAGTGAGACGAATCGGGTGCTCGCGGCGTGATGTCGCGGAAATGAGGGCTGGGTCACAGGTGTCAGGGGGTGTGTGTCCCATCGATCGAGGCAGGGTCGGTAGCCAGCCAGTAAGGTGTGAGGCGTGCACCCGGTGGAGCGTCGATGACCAGTCCGCTGCGACGAGATATCCATGCTGTTCTGTTGCCAGGTTTCTCCGGCACCGCGGTTCCGCACTGGGTTGCTGAGGCCGAGGATCTGGGCGGCGTCCTGCTGTTCGGCCAGAACACGCCTGACCTTGAGACCACGGTCGGCCTCACCCAGGCGTTACGTGCCGCGCAGCCCGGGTTGCTGGTGGCGATCGATGAAGAGGGTGGGAATGTCTCGCGTCTGCAGGCCCAGGAGGGTTCCGACCTGCCGGCACCGGCCGCCCTCGGTGCCATCGACGACGCCGCGCTGACAGAAGCCTGTGCACACGCGATGGGAGATCTCATCGCGGCCTGCGGTATCGACCTCACGTTTGCGCCCGTGCTGGATGTGGCCGCGCGGCCCGACAATCCCGTGATCGGTCCCCGGTCCTTCGGTGCAGACCCTGCGCTGGTGGCGCGGCACGGACGGGCAGTGATCCGAGGGCTCCGTGCCGCCGGTGTGCTCAGCGGCGGCAAGCACTTTCCCGGGCACGGTGACACCGACGTCGACTCTCATCTCGCGCTGCCGCGCCTGGACGTGACGGACGCTGAACTCAGTGCACGCGACCTCCCGCCCTTCGTCGAGGCGTTCGCCGAACGTATGGATACGCTCATGGTCGGGCACCTCATCGTGCCCGCCTGGGATCCGCACTCGCCTGCGTCACTGTCCGCGGTGGCGATCGACCGTGCGCGCGCTCTGGGCTTCACCGGCCCGGTAGTCACCGATGCGCTGGACATGAAGGCGGTCTCGGCGGACGGCGTCGGCGCGGCCGCGGTGCGGGCGCTCGCCGCCGGAGCGGATCTGCTGTGCCTGGGTTCCACTGCCGAAGTTCCCGACGACGCAGCTCACTTCTTCCATGTGCGCGACACGATCGAAGACGCCGTCCGGGCAGGAGAACTCGACGCGGGCCGTATCCGCGAGGCAGCCGAACGCGTACGAATGCTACGCAGCCGCTCCGGCCGGCCGGTGCCGGACCTCCAACGTGTCAGAGCGCGCGTCGAGACTCTCGGCCTGGAGGCCGCCAGGCGCGGGCTGCGCGTCCACGGTGACGTCGGGTTGCGGGCGGGGGACGTCGTCGTCGACCTGATCACTCGCTGGGACCAAGCGGCCGGTGCCACCTCCGGGCCGGTCGTCCGCGAACTCACCAACGTCCTCGGACTGACGCCGCTGAGTGCAGCTGATGTGCCCCGTGTGATGGCCGGCGCTCGCCTGGCAGTCGTGGCCCGGGAGTCTGACGGTCGCCTGCTCCGTCTACTCGCTGACTACCCGGACGCGGTTCTCATGCATGTCGGGGTGGAGGGTGCGGCCCCGGATCACCCGCATATCGTCTACACCCACGGGATCGCGCGAGCCAGCGCTCGCGCGGCAGCCATCGCCTGCGGCTCTTCCAGGAGACTTCGCACCGGCGACGTTCAGGAGGACACATGACACCGCACCCGCAGGACACGCCATTGCATGTGCAGTCCGCCACGGAGGACCGCAATCCGCGCACCACCGAGATCGATACGCTCGCCTCGGGCGACCTCGTGCGTCTGATCACCACCGAGGATGCTGCCGTCGTACCGGCCGTGGCCGCGGCGGGCCCGCAGATCGCGGCTCTGGTTGACCTGGCAGTCGATGCGCTCGGCTCCGGCGGGCGGATCATCTACGTCGGGGCCGGCACGTCAGGTCGCCTCGGCGTGCTCGACGCGGTCGAACTGCTGCCCACCTACCGCGTGGGCTCTGACCAGGTGGAGGCGTTCCTCGCCGGGGGAAGTGAAGCGATGACTGCTCCCGTCGAGGGGGCTGAGGACGACCCCGCGGCCGGAGCGGCGGCCGTGGCGGAGGTCGGGCCGGGCGATCTCGTGGTGGGCCTGGCGGCGAGCGGACGCACGCCTTTTGTGGGCGGTGCCCTGGAACGGGCACGGTCCCGCGGCGCCGCGACCGGGCTGATTGCCTGCAACCCGCGTGCCACGCTCGCCTCGTCGGCCGATGTGGCCGTACTGGTCGATACCGGCCCGGAGGTGGTCACCGGGAGCACGCGGATGAAGGCAGGTACCGCGCAGAAACTCGTGCTCAACACCTTGTCCACCGCGACGATGGTGAGGCTGGGAAAGACCTACTCGAACTTGATGATCGACGTGCTGCCGACGAACGAGAAGTTGCACGCCCGGATCGTGCGAATGCTCGCGCAGGCCACCGGGCGCCCGGCCGATCAGTGCCGGGCGGCGCTGACCGAGGCGGGAGACGTGCGCACGGCGCTCGTGTGTCTGCTCGCTTCAGTGGACGCGGTCGCGGCGCGCGCCGCACTGGCGCAAAATCCCCCGGACCCCGCGCGCGCGGGGGATCCGGCGGGGATCCGAACGGCCGTCGCCGAGCTCGGCGGACAAGCCGTCGCGCCCGGCGAGTAGACCCGCCGAGCGCGACGGGCGATCAGCGCAGCCAGGGCAGGCGCTGGACGATGGTGGTACCCGCCCACCACTTGCCCAGGCCCCAGGTGTCCCCGGCGAGAGTGACTGCGGCGATGATCAGCAGCAGCGCTTCGTGCCAGTGCGAGTCGATGATCGGGTTGGTGGCCGGCTCGCCGATCCAGGGCAGTGCCACCAGGTACATGAACAGCATCAGCAGCGCGCCGCTGACGGCGGCGATGCGCAGACCGGCCCCGGTGATCATGGCTACGCCGATACCGAGCAGACCGATCATGAACAACGCGTCCCCGAACGGGTTGAGGAACAGATCCTGGAACAAGCCTGCCAGCGGTTGCGACGGGTCGAGGTTGCCGAGGTACCCCTGGGCGGGTGTGCCACCGTTGATCCAGGCACGTTCAGATGGGGTGGTGAAGCCGAGGCCGAAGGTCTTGTCCAGGAAGGGCCAGAGAAAACTGAAGCCGATCACGATACGGCCGATCGCGAGAGCCCGTCGGGCCCACACGGAACGGATGAGGTCTTCCTGCGTCCTCACGCTCGTGGCGGTCTGAGAGAGTGTCGTGCTCATCGTCGGTGTCCTTGTCTACGTGGGTTCTGGTGCGAACCCCGTGACACGCAGTCTCCTCCGGCGCCGTCCCCCCGCCCTAGGGCCGAAGGTCCCACGGACTCTCTCCTGTCCGCGGGTCAGCCTTGGCTCTGCGGCACCCGGAGCATCCCCTCCTGGGCGATCGTCGCGACCAGCCTGCCACTGCGGTCGAACACCTTCGCCTCACCCAGGCCACGACCACCCTGGGCGGAGGGCGAGGACTGCGCGAACAGCAACCACTCCCCAGCGTCGACATCCCGGTGCCACCACATGGCGTGGTCGAGACTGGCCACACTCGCTTCCCTGGTCATCCACGACAGGCCGTGTCTGCGCATGATCGGCTCCAGCATCACCTGATCGCACGCGTAGGCCAGCATGGCCCGCTGCTGTAGCTGATCACCGGGGATCGGTGCCCGTGCCCGCATCCACAGGAACTGCCGGTCCGAGTGTTCTGCGGCAGGTCCGGTGAACAGGTTCCCGCTGACATGGCGCAGATCGAAGGCGCCGTTGCGGTAGAAGAACTGCGCGACCGGGTGGTCGAGCGAGTTGAACAGGGCCACCGAGCTCGGCAGCGACTCC includes these proteins:
- the ectA gene encoding diaminobutyrate acetyltransferase, whose translation is MATTSADPSPSTSNDDLEIRRTVVADGAAMWNLARECGLDLNSSYAYLIFAADFAATCRIALLGGEPVGYVLGYQPPERPDHLFVWQVAVSSRARGRGLARRMLEDLLHAHSEGTTLEATVEESNDASRALFAAVARAHGGTLSWTEGVSAEDFPDDHPSEPRLEITGMDLH
- a CDS encoding acyl-CoA thioesterase, whose amino-acid sequence is MSEHREEPMPLAAVLAALDLEQTDADTFVGTSLPQLHGRVYGGQVLAQALLAAGRTMDPGRLPHSVHGYFLRPGSLEDPITFAVERLRDGRSFSARRTHALQSGKPILSMIASFQSEQPGLDHADPMPEVPEPESLPSSVALFNSLDHPVAQFFYRNGAFDLRHVSGNLFTGPAAEHSDRQFLWMRARAPIPGDQLQQRAMLAYACDQVMLEPIMRRHGLSWMTREASVASLDHAMWWHRDVDAGEWLLFAQSSPSAQGGRGLGEAKVFDRSGRLVATIAQEGMLRVPQSQG
- the murQ gene encoding N-acetylmuramic acid 6-phosphate etherase yields the protein MTPHPQDTPLHVQSATEDRNPRTTEIDTLASGDLVRLITTEDAAVVPAVAAAGPQIAALVDLAVDALGSGGRIIYVGAGTSGRLGVLDAVELLPTYRVGSDQVEAFLAGGSEAMTAPVEGAEDDPAAGAAAVAEVGPGDLVVGLAASGRTPFVGGALERARSRGAATGLIACNPRATLASSADVAVLVDTGPEVVTGSTRMKAGTAQKLVLNTLSTATMVRLGKTYSNLMIDVLPTNEKLHARIVRMLAQATGRPADQCRAALTEAGDVRTALVCLLASVDAVAARAALAQNPPDPARAGDPAGIRTAVAELGGQAVAPGE
- a CDS encoding DoxX family protein encodes the protein MSTTLSQTATSVRTQEDLIRSVWARRALAIGRIVIGFSFLWPFLDKTFGLGFTTPSERAWINGGTPAQGYLGNLDPSQPLAGLFQDLFLNPFGDALFMIGLLGIGVAMITGAGLRIAAVSGALLMLFMYLVALPWIGEPATNPIIDSHWHEALLLIIAAVTLAGDTWGLGKWWAGTTIVQRLPWLR
- the ectB gene encoding diaminobutyrate--2-oxoglutarate transaminase, which encodes MSLMTTDTTALESDVRSYSRSWPVVFDRAQGATMYAEDGTAYLDFFAGAGSLNYGHNNPHMKQVLLDYLSSDRVVHSLDMLTTARSEFLQTFSDNILKPRGLDHRVMFPGPGGANAVEAGLKLARKITGREAIVNFTNAFHGMTLGALSVTGNSMKRGGAGIPLVHATPMPYDDYFDDEHDVPDFLYLERLLEDAGSGLNEPAAVIVETLQGEGGINSARVEWLQGLAELCKKQDMLLIVDDIQMGCGRTGPFFSFEEAGIVPDIITLSKSISGYGLPLALTLVRPELDVFEPGEHNGTFRGFAPAFATGAETIRQYWSDDSLHKSTIAKGMVIEGAFNALVAKYPDANLISKGRGLARGLQFGESAKAGEVAKECFTRGLLVETSGPEDEVVKLLPPLTLTDEELNRGLDIIADSVATVLSA
- a CDS encoding glycoside hydrolase family 3 protein, with the translated sequence MTSPLRRDIHAVLLPGFSGTAVPHWVAEAEDLGGVLLFGQNTPDLETTVGLTQALRAAQPGLLVAIDEEGGNVSRLQAQEGSDLPAPAALGAIDDAALTEACAHAMGDLIAACGIDLTFAPVLDVAARPDNPVIGPRSFGADPALVARHGRAVIRGLRAAGVLSGGKHFPGHGDTDVDSHLALPRLDVTDAELSARDLPPFVEAFAERMDTLMVGHLIVPAWDPHSPASLSAVAIDRARALGFTGPVVTDALDMKAVSADGVGAAAVRALAAGADLLCLGSTAEVPDDAAHFFHVRDTIEDAVRAGELDAGRIREAAERVRMLRSRSGRPVPDLQRVRARVETLGLEAARRGLRVHGDVGLRAGDVVVDLITRWDQAAGATSGPVVRELTNVLGLTPLSAADVPRVMAGARLAVVARESDGRLLRLLADYPDAVLMHVGVEGAAPDHPHIVYTHGIARASARAAAIACGSSRRLRTGDVQEDT
- the thpD gene encoding ectoine hydroxylase; its protein translation is MTTTTIQQDLYPTRTGEVPGPAFEREHQTVWGSAADGPFDADALEEHEKRGFTILQDFITGDEIELYSAELRRLSSDDSLTGDPRLITEKSTGDVRSVFEVTKLSQAIDALSRDPRVLDRARQLLGSEVYLHQTRVNYMPGFKGSGFYWHSDFETWHAEDGMPLPRAVSCSIALTPNYPFNGGLMVMPGSHQTYAPGVGETPADNHTSSLKEQTVGVPSQEAVTQMAHRYGIDQFTGPAGSALWFDSNIMHGSGNNITPFPRSNVFMVFNSVENALVEPYAAPAPRPEHIASRDFTPLS
- a CDS encoding ectoine synthase — encoded protein: MLVRTIDEINDTDSDIKTPNWRSKRIVLAKEGVGFSVHETTLYAGTENEFWYANHYEAVFVVEGEGQIIDLATNEVHELKPGSLYLLNNHDKHRVLPRTDMRTVCVFNPPVTGREVHDENGVYPLVTEEA